The proteins below come from a single Streptomyces spongiicola genomic window:
- the katG gene encoding catalase/peroxidase HPI produces MSENHDAIVADAKTEGSGGCPVAHGRAPHPTQGGGNRQWWPERLNLKILAKNPAVANPLGGGFDYAAAFGSLDLPAVKRDIAEVLTTSQDWWPADFGHYGPFMIRMAWHSAGTYRISDGRGGAGAGQQRFAPLNSWPDNGNLDKARRLLWPVKKKYGQSLSWADLMILAGNVALESMGFETFGFAGGREDVWEPDEDVYWGPETTWLGDERYTGDRELENPLGAVQMGLIYVNPEGPNGNPDPLAAARDIRETFRRMAMNDEETVALIAGGHTFGKTHGAGPADAVGPDPEAAPIEQQGFGWKNSHGTGKGADAITSGLEGIWTDTPITWDNSFFEILFRYEWELFESPAGAHQWRPKDGAGSGTVPDAHDASRTHAPTMLTTDLSLRFDPVYEQISRRFLEDPGAFADAFARAWYKLTHRDMGPIQRYLGPEVPSEVLLWQDPLPEVAHQLVDAGDVAALKAQILDSGLPVPELVSTAWASASSFRGSDKRGGANGARIRLQPQSGWEVNDPDRLAGVLRTLEGIRQSFNSAQSGGKRISLADLIVLAGGAAVEKAAADAGVEIGVPFAPGRVDASQDQTDTESFAALEPAADGFRNYLGKGNRLPAEYLLIDRANLLTLSAPEMTVLVGGLRVLGANHGQSRLGVLTATPGRLTNDFFVNLLDLGTTWQATAGDASTFEGRDGATGEVKWTGTRADLVFGSNSELRALAEVYASDDANEKFVRDFVAAWDKVMNLDRFDLA; encoded by the coding sequence ATGTCCGAGAACCATGACGCAATCGTCGCCGACGCCAAGACCGAGGGCTCGGGAGGCTGCCCGGTCGCGCACGGGCGCGCGCCGCACCCGACGCAGGGCGGAGGCAACCGCCAGTGGTGGCCGGAGCGGCTCAATCTGAAGATCCTCGCCAAGAACCCGGCCGTGGCCAACCCGCTCGGCGGCGGGTTCGACTACGCCGCGGCGTTCGGGAGCCTGGACCTGCCGGCCGTGAAGCGGGACATCGCCGAGGTGCTGACGACCTCCCAGGACTGGTGGCCGGCCGACTTCGGCCACTACGGACCGTTCATGATCCGTATGGCGTGGCACAGCGCGGGCACCTACCGCATCAGCGACGGCCGCGGCGGCGCCGGGGCGGGCCAGCAGCGGTTCGCCCCGCTCAACAGCTGGCCGGACAACGGCAACCTCGACAAGGCCCGCCGGCTGCTGTGGCCCGTGAAGAAGAAGTACGGCCAGAGCCTGTCCTGGGCGGACCTCATGATCCTCGCGGGCAACGTCGCCCTCGAGTCGATGGGCTTCGAGACCTTCGGCTTCGCGGGCGGCCGTGAGGACGTCTGGGAGCCCGACGAGGACGTCTACTGGGGTCCGGAGACCACCTGGCTCGGCGACGAGCGCTACACCGGCGACCGCGAGCTGGAGAACCCGCTCGGCGCGGTCCAGATGGGCCTCATCTACGTCAATCCCGAGGGCCCCAACGGCAACCCGGACCCCCTGGCCGCCGCCCGCGACATCCGCGAGACGTTCCGCCGGATGGCGATGAACGACGAGGAGACGGTCGCCCTCATCGCCGGCGGCCACACCTTCGGCAAGACCCACGGCGCCGGCCCGGCGGACGCCGTCGGCCCGGACCCCGAGGCCGCCCCGATCGAGCAGCAGGGCTTCGGCTGGAAGAACAGCCACGGCACGGGCAAGGGCGCCGACGCCATCACCAGCGGTCTCGAGGGCATCTGGACCGACACCCCGATCACCTGGGACAACAGCTTCTTCGAGATCCTGTTCCGCTACGAGTGGGAGCTGTTCGAGAGCCCCGCGGGCGCTCACCAGTGGCGGCCGAAGGACGGTGCCGGCTCGGGTACCGTCCCCGACGCCCACGACGCGTCGAGGACCCACGCCCCGACGATGCTCACCACCGACCTCTCGCTGCGCTTCGACCCGGTGTACGAGCAGATCTCGCGGCGCTTCCTGGAGGACCCCGGCGCCTTCGCGGACGCCTTCGCCCGGGCCTGGTACAAGCTGACGCACCGTGACATGGGCCCGATCCAGCGGTACCTCGGTCCCGAGGTGCCGTCCGAGGTGCTGCTGTGGCAGGACCCGCTGCCCGAGGTGGCGCACCAGCTCGTGGACGCCGGGGACGTCGCCGCGCTGAAGGCGCAGATCCTCGACTCGGGCCTGCCGGTGCCCGAGCTGGTGTCCACGGCATGGGCGTCGGCCTCGTCCTTCCGCGGCAGCGACAAGCGCGGCGGTGCCAACGGTGCCCGTATCCGCCTGCAACCGCAGAGCGGCTGGGAGGTCAACGACCCCGACCGGCTGGCGGGCGTGCTGCGCACCCTCGAGGGGATCCGGCAGTCCTTCAACTCCGCCCAGAGCGGTGGCAAGCGGATCTCGCTCGCCGACCTGATCGTCCTCGCCGGCGGCGCCGCCGTGGAGAAGGCCGCCGCGGACGCCGGCGTCGAGATCGGCGTCCCCTTCGCACCGGGCCGGGTGGACGCGTCGCAGGACCAGACGGACACCGAGTCGTTCGCCGCGCTCGAGCCGGCCGCCGACGGCTTCCGCAACTACCTCGGCAAGGGCAACCGGCTGCCGGCCGAGTACCTGCTGATCGACCGGGCGAACCTGCTGACATTGAGCGCGCCCGAGATGACGGTCCTGGTCGGCGGACTGCGCGTGCTCGGCGCGAACCACGGGCAGTCGCGGCTCGGGGTGCTCACGGCGACCCCGGGCAGGCTGACCAACGACTTCTTCGTCAACCTGCTCGACCTCGGGACGACATGGCAGGCGACGGCCGGGGACGCCAGCACCTTCGAGGGCCGTGACGGCGCCACCGGCGAGGTCAAGTGGACCGGGACCCGGGCCGACCTGGTCTTCGGCTCCAACTCCGAGCTGCGTGCTCTGGCGGAGGTGTACGCGAGCGACGACGCCAACGAGAAGTTCGTCAGGGACTTCGTCGCGGCATGGGACAAGGTCATGAACCTGGACCGGTTCGACCTCGCCTGA
- a CDS encoding IS1634 family transposase, producing MYLRTTQRKNKNGTTVRYVQLAHNRRVGGTTQAEVVHNFGREDQLDTDGLRRLVASINRYLGEDGADAAAPAAGGGLQVTGSRPLGAVWLLQGLWRQLEIDAALKKILGARRFRTDVERVLFALAANRAIAPASKLSAAEWAGRDAVIPGLEAMDENQAYRAMDLLVEADAQAEVQEAVFFAVANLLNLEVDLLFFDTTNTYFERDEPDEGETPFRAYGKSKDHRDDLPQITIGLAVTKEGVPVRCWCWPGGTSDQAILPQVKDDMRDWKLGRVITVVDRGFSSADNLAYLTRAGGHYIAGMRMRDGGDLAEAALARQGRYQSVRDNLRVKEVKLDQAPGRRFVICHNPAQEERDRRHREEAIKRIEAELERIRSQRERDAKRATTAKARERAEAAHVRAECALIEHPTLKRWLRTSKNGRLAIDRAKVKAEERLDGKYLLTSSDPHLSAEEIAVGYKALLEAERGFRDLKTVLELRPVFHRLEHRIRAHVLLCWLALLLIRVAERRTGQTWNRISTELGRVHEVTLTGDAGQITQTTPLTSQQAALYRACGIKPPPRITAADPA from the coding sequence ATGTACTTGCGGACCACCCAGCGGAAGAACAAGAACGGCACGACGGTTCGCTATGTTCAGCTCGCGCACAACCGGCGGGTGGGCGGCACTACGCAGGCCGAGGTGGTGCACAATTTCGGCCGCGAGGACCAGCTCGACACCGACGGCCTGCGCCGTCTGGTCGCCTCGATCAACCGCTACCTGGGCGAGGACGGCGCTGACGCGGCCGCTCCGGCGGCCGGCGGCGGCCTGCAGGTGACCGGCTCGCGCCCGCTCGGGGCGGTCTGGCTTCTGCAGGGCCTGTGGCGGCAGTTGGAGATCGACGCCGCCCTGAAGAAGATCCTCGGCGCGCGCCGGTTCCGCACCGACGTCGAGCGCGTGCTGTTCGCACTGGCCGCCAACCGTGCCATCGCCCCGGCCTCCAAGCTGTCGGCGGCCGAGTGGGCCGGCCGCGACGCGGTGATACCCGGCCTGGAGGCCATGGACGAGAACCAGGCATACCGGGCCATGGACCTGCTGGTGGAGGCCGACGCCCAGGCTGAAGTGCAGGAAGCGGTGTTCTTCGCGGTCGCCAACCTCCTCAACCTCGAAGTCGACCTGCTGTTCTTCGACACCACCAATACCTACTTCGAACGCGACGAACCCGACGAGGGCGAGACCCCGTTCCGCGCCTACGGCAAGAGCAAGGACCACCGCGACGACCTGCCGCAGATCACCATCGGACTGGCTGTCACCAAAGAGGGCGTCCCGGTCCGGTGTTGGTGCTGGCCCGGCGGCACCAGCGACCAGGCGATCCTGCCGCAGGTCAAGGACGACATGCGCGACTGGAAGCTGGGCCGCGTGATCACCGTGGTCGACCGCGGCTTCTCCTCCGCGGACAATCTCGCCTACCTCACCCGCGCCGGCGGCCACTACATCGCCGGGATGCGCATGCGTGACGGAGGCGACCTGGCCGAGGCCGCGCTCGCCCGGCAGGGCCGCTACCAGAGCGTCCGCGACAACCTGCGCGTCAAGGAAGTCAAGCTCGACCAGGCCCCGGGCCGGCGCTTCGTCATCTGCCACAACCCTGCCCAGGAGGAACGCGACCGTCGCCATCGCGAGGAGGCCATCAAGCGGATCGAGGCCGAACTGGAGCGGATCCGGTCCCAGCGTGAACGTGACGCCAAGCGCGCGACCACAGCCAAGGCGCGGGAGCGGGCGGAGGCCGCCCACGTGCGCGCCGAGTGCGCGCTGATCGAACACCCCACCCTGAAGCGGTGGTTGAGAACGTCGAAGAACGGACGGCTGGCCATCGACCGCGCCAAGGTCAAGGCCGAGGAGCGTCTCGACGGCAAGTACCTGCTGACCAGCTCCGATCCGCACCTGAGTGCCGAGGAGATCGCGGTCGGCTACAAGGCTCTCCTGGAAGCCGAGCGCGGATTTCGTGATCTGAAAACGGTGCTGGAACTACGACCGGTCTTTCACCGTCTCGAACACCGCATCCGCGCCCACGTGCTGCTGTGCTGGCTCGCACTGCTGCTGATCCGCGTCGCCGAACGCCGCACCGGACAGACCTGGAACCGGATCAGCACCGAACTCGGCCGCGTGCACGAGGTCACCCTCACCGGCGACGCCGGACAGATCACCCAGACCACCCCGCTCACCAGCCAGCAGGCCGCCCTCTACCGCGCCTGCGGCATCAAACCGCCGCCACGGATCACCGCCGCAGACCCGGCCTGA
- a CDS encoding tellurite resistance TerB family protein, which produces MAMWDRLKEQAKNLQQPRNSPGGGGHGQGYGPVGQVQHGGRGHGSSGGSKAQLIGLFKSQLAAVKTELKSGAYRDASMAMCALVAAADGHVDPTERQRVEELIVSNEVLQNFPADQLRQRFHQHVDRLTANFEQGRAEALKEIAKAAKKPQEARAVVQTGMVVAGADGYVEPSEQQAVRDACAALGISPAEFGV; this is translated from the coding sequence GTGGCGATGTGGGACCGGCTCAAGGAGCAGGCCAAGAACCTCCAGCAGCCCCGGAACTCCCCGGGAGGCGGCGGGCACGGACAGGGGTACGGCCCCGTGGGGCAGGTACAGCACGGCGGTCGCGGACACGGTTCGTCCGGTGGTTCCAAAGCCCAGTTGATCGGGCTGTTCAAGTCCCAGCTCGCAGCGGTGAAGACCGAACTCAAGAGCGGCGCCTACCGGGACGCCAGCATGGCGATGTGCGCTCTGGTGGCCGCGGCCGACGGGCATGTCGACCCGACGGAGCGTCAGCGCGTCGAGGAACTCATCGTGTCGAACGAGGTCCTGCAGAACTTCCCGGCGGACCAGCTCCGCCAGCGATTCCACCAGCATGTGGACCGGCTCACGGCGAACTTCGAGCAGGGGAGGGCGGAGGCGCTGAAGGAGATCGCCAAGGCCGCCAAGAAGCCGCAGGAGGCCCGCGCGGTCGTCCAGACCGGCATGGTCGTCGCGGGCGCCGACGGCTACGTCGAGCCCTCCGAGCAGCAGGCGGTCCGGGACGCCTGCGCCGCGCTCGGCATCTCACCGGCGGAGTTCGGCGTCTGA
- a CDS encoding response regulator transcription factor encodes MIRVLLVHDAYLMRSALTALLGRERDLQVSGSSWAAAVTRALSVRPHVCVVDVDCPGAVRPAALTAQARGVTGPAPALLALATAARPGALRRAFDAGALGYVSKDAGPRRLLEAIRQVAEGERFVDESLAFGFLQAAEMPLTPRELSVLRMAAEGSTLAEIARQLHLSLGTVRNYMSAITRKTGARNRVDAIRKSQHAGWV; translated from the coding sequence GTGATCAGGGTGCTACTGGTGCACGACGCCTACCTGATGAGATCGGCGCTGACGGCGTTACTGGGAAGGGAAAGAGACCTCCAGGTGAGCGGCTCCTCGTGGGCGGCGGCCGTCACGCGGGCGCTCTCCGTCCGGCCGCACGTCTGCGTCGTGGACGTCGACTGCCCGGGCGCGGTCAGACCGGCGGCTCTGACGGCCCAGGCCCGGGGCGTGACCGGACCCGCCCCCGCACTGCTCGCGCTGGCCACGGCCGCCAGGCCCGGGGCGCTGCGCCGCGCCTTCGACGCGGGCGCCCTCGGCTACGTCAGCAAGGACGCGGGACCCCGGCGACTACTGGAGGCCATAAGGCAGGTCGCCGAAGGCGAGCGGTTCGTCGACGAGTCGCTCGCCTTCGGATTCCTCCAGGCCGCGGAGATGCCTCTGACGCCCCGCGAACTCAGCGTGCTGCGGATGGCCGCGGAAGGCTCGACGCTCGCCGAGATAGCACGCCAACTGCATCTGTCGCTCGGGACCGTACGCAACTACATGTCCGCGATCACCCGTAAGACCGGAGCCCGCAACCGGGTCGACGCGATACGGAAGTCCCAGCATGCGGGGTGGGTCTGA
- a CDS encoding NUDIX domain-containing protein, producing the protein MSTTWLPPEQYAETLMKATAFACLFFTDEDDRPLQLRAVYSREHPWQWPGGTMDPGERPWETAVRECREETGMTVEGPTRLLAAVYGLPGAAWPFSTIGFVFDGGRLTADRIAGITLDPAEHDEARVLSPEEWRAHMPERDFARLGAVLEARRTGVTAYFDTWDWDA; encoded by the coding sequence GTGAGCACGACGTGGCTGCCACCGGAGCAGTACGCCGAGACGTTGATGAAGGCGACCGCCTTCGCCTGCCTGTTCTTCACCGACGAGGACGACCGGCCGCTGCAGTTGCGGGCGGTGTACTCACGGGAGCACCCGTGGCAGTGGCCGGGCGGGACCATGGATCCGGGCGAGCGTCCGTGGGAGACGGCGGTGCGGGAGTGCCGGGAGGAGACCGGGATGACCGTCGAGGGGCCCACCCGGCTGCTGGCCGCCGTGTACGGCCTGCCGGGCGCGGCGTGGCCGTTCAGCACGATCGGGTTCGTCTTCGACGGCGGCCGGCTCACCGCCGACCGGATCGCCGGTATCACCCTGGATCCGGCAGAGCACGACGAGGCGCGCGTCCTGTCGCCGGAGGAGTGGCGGGCGCACATGCCGGAGCGGGACTTCGCGCGGCTGGGGGCGGTGCTGGAGGCCCGCCGGACGGGTGTGACGGCGTACTTCGACACCTGGGACTGGGATGCCTGA
- a CDS encoding fasciclin domain-containing protein, whose product MTTDRLRGAALAAAGALLVPLPLLAAAPTAQAGPALEPFGPGCSALPTSGAGSPAAMADQPVATAAAEQPDLSTLVSAVKKAGLVDTLNNADGITVFAPTNDAFAKIPEAQLNEILNDQEQLKKILTYHVVGSEVTVDQLPDGRFKTLEGAELTTSGSGDSFKVNDSATILCGDVATSNAVVHIIDQVLLPPS is encoded by the coding sequence ATGACCACCGATCGCCTCAGGGGCGCCGCTCTCGCCGCAGCCGGTGCGCTCCTCGTACCGCTTCCGCTCCTCGCAGCCGCTCCCACGGCCCAGGCGGGCCCCGCGCTGGAACCCTTCGGACCCGGTTGCTCCGCGCTGCCGACGAGTGGTGCGGGCAGCCCGGCGGCGATGGCCGACCAGCCGGTGGCCACCGCCGCCGCGGAGCAGCCCGACCTGTCCACGCTGGTCAGCGCAGTGAAGAAGGCCGGGCTCGTGGACACGCTGAACAACGCCGACGGGATCACGGTCTTCGCACCCACCAACGACGCCTTCGCGAAGATCCCTGAAGCCCAGCTCAACGAGATCCTGAACGACCAGGAGCAGCTGAAGAAGATCCTGACGTACCACGTCGTCGGGTCGGAGGTCACCGTCGACCAGCTGCCCGACGGCCGGTTCAAGACCCTCGAGGGAGCCGAGCTGACCACGTCCGGGTCGGGTGACTCCTTCAAGGTGAACGACTCGGCGACCATCCTCTGCGGCGACGTGGCCACGAGCAACGCCGTCGTCCACATCATCGACCAGGTACTCCTGCCCCCGTCCTGA
- a CDS encoding pyruvate carboxylase codes for MFRKVLVANRGEIAIRAFRAGYELGARTVAVFPYEDRNSLHRLKADEAYEIGEQGHPVRAYLSVEEVVAAARRAGADAVYPGYGFLSENPELARACEEAGITFVGPDADTLELTGNKARAVAAARAAGVPVLGSSEPSTDVGELVRAAQDIGFPVFVKAVAGGGGRGMRRVEDPSALRESIEAASREAASAFGDPTVFLEKAVVDPRHIEVQILADGSGNVIHLFERDCSLQRRHQKVIELAPAPNLDPALRDRICADAVRFAREIGYRNAGTVEFLLDRDGNHVFIEMNPRIQVEHTVTEEVTDVDLVQAQLRIAAGETLADLGLAQETVTLRGAALQCRITTEDPANGFRPDTGRISAYRSPGGSGIRLDGGTTHAGTEISAHFDSMLVKLTCRGRDFGAAIGRARRAVAEFRIRGVATNIPFLQAVLDDPDFQAGRVTTSFIEERPYLLTARHSADRGTKLLTYLADVTVNRPHGERPALADPVAKLPPLPAGEPPAGSRQRLVELGPEGFARWLRGSPTIGVTDTTFRDAHQSLLATRVRTRDLLAVAPTVARTLPRLLSLECWGGATYDVALRFLAEDPWERLAALREAVPNICLQMLLRGRNTVGYTPYPTEVTDSFVQEAAATGVDIFRIFDALNDVGQMRPAIEAVRETGTAVAEVALCYTSDLSDPSERLYTLDYYLRLAEEIVAAGAHVLAVKDMAGLLRAPAAATLVSALRREFDLPVHLHTHDTAGGQLATYLAAIQAGADAVDGAVASMAGTTSQPSLSAIVAATDHTPRPTGLDLQAVGDLEPYWEGVRRIYAPFEAGLASPTGRVYHHEIPGGQLSNLRAQAVALGLGDRFEDIEAMYAAADRILGRLVKVTPSSKVVGDLALHLVGAGVSPREFEATPERFDIPDSVVGFLRGELGTPPGGWPEPFRSKALQGRAGAKPVRELTAEDRAGLEKSRRATLNRLLFPGPTGEFDTHRQAYGDTSVLDSKDFFYGLRPSKEYGVDLEPGVRLLIELQAVGEADERGMRTVMATLNGQLRPIQVRDRSAASDVPVTEKADRSDPGHVAAPFAGVVTLALSEGDEVEAGATVATIEAMKMEATITAPKAGRVARLAINRIQQVEGGDLLMEIA; via the coding sequence ATGTTCCGCAAGGTGCTGGTCGCCAACCGCGGCGAGATTGCGATTCGCGCATTCCGCGCCGGCTACGAACTGGGGGCGCGCACCGTCGCCGTCTTCCCCTACGAGGACCGCAACTCGCTGCACCGGTTGAAGGCCGACGAAGCCTACGAGATCGGCGAGCAGGGGCACCCGGTGCGGGCCTACCTCTCCGTCGAGGAGGTCGTGGCCGCCGCCCGCCGGGCGGGGGCGGACGCCGTCTACCCGGGTTACGGGTTCCTGTCCGAGAACCCGGAACTGGCCCGCGCCTGCGAGGAGGCGGGCATCACCTTCGTCGGGCCGGACGCGGACACCCTCGAACTCACCGGGAACAAGGCCCGCGCCGTGGCCGCCGCGCGCGCCGCCGGGGTGCCGGTGCTCGGCTCGTCCGAGCCCTCCACCGACGTGGGCGAACTCGTCCGGGCCGCGCAGGACATCGGTTTCCCGGTGTTCGTCAAGGCGGTCGCCGGCGGCGGGGGGCGCGGCATGCGCCGTGTGGAGGACCCGTCCGCGCTGCGGGAGTCGATCGAGGCGGCGTCCCGCGAGGCGGCGTCGGCGTTCGGCGACCCCACGGTCTTCCTGGAGAAGGCGGTCGTCGATCCGCGCCATATCGAGGTGCAGATCCTCGCCGACGGCAGCGGGAACGTCATCCACCTCTTCGAGCGGGACTGCTCGCTCCAGCGCCGGCACCAGAAGGTGATCGAGCTGGCACCCGCGCCGAACCTCGACCCGGCGCTGCGGGACCGGATCTGCGCGGACGCGGTGCGCTTCGCCCGGGAGATCGGCTACCGCAACGCCGGCACGGTGGAGTTCCTGCTCGACCGCGACGGCAACCACGTCTTCATCGAGATGAACCCGCGCATCCAGGTCGAGCACACGGTGACCGAGGAGGTCACCGACGTCGACCTGGTCCAGGCGCAGCTGCGTATCGCCGCCGGTGAGACGCTCGCGGACCTCGGGCTCGCTCAGGAGACCGTCACGCTGCGCGGTGCCGCTCTGCAGTGCCGTATCACCACCGAGGACCCGGCGAACGGGTTCCGCCCGGACACGGGCCGGATCAGCGCCTACCGCTCACCGGGAGGCTCCGGCATCCGCCTCGACGGCGGCACGACCCACGCGGGCACCGAGATCAGCGCCCACTTCGACTCGATGCTGGTCAAGCTCACCTGCCGGGGCCGGGACTTCGGGGCCGCGATCGGCCGGGCCCGGCGTGCGGTGGCCGAGTTCCGCATCCGCGGCGTGGCCACGAACATCCCGTTCCTCCAGGCCGTACTGGACGACCCGGACTTCCAGGCCGGGCGGGTCACCACGTCGTTCATCGAGGAGCGGCCGTATCTGCTCACCGCGCGCCACTCCGCCGACCGCGGCACGAAGCTGCTCACGTACCTGGCGGACGTGACGGTGAACAGACCCCACGGTGAACGGCCGGCCCTGGCCGACCCGGTCGCCAAGCTGCCCCCGCTGCCCGCCGGGGAGCCGCCCGCCGGGTCCCGGCAGCGGCTGGTGGAACTCGGACCGGAGGGCTTCGCCCGGTGGCTGCGGGGATCGCCGACCATCGGCGTCACCGACACCACCTTCCGCGACGCCCACCAGTCGCTGCTCGCCACCCGCGTCCGCACCAGGGACCTGCTCGCCGTCGCCCCGACGGTCGCGCGGACACTGCCGCGGCTGCTGTCGCTGGAGTGCTGGGGCGGTGCCACCTACGACGTGGCCCTGCGCTTCCTCGCCGAGGACCCCTGGGAGCGGCTGGCCGCACTGCGTGAGGCCGTCCCCAACATCTGCCTCCAGATGCTGCTGCGCGGGCGGAACACCGTGGGCTACACGCCGTACCCGACGGAGGTGACCGACTCCTTCGTCCAGGAGGCGGCGGCCACCGGCGTCGACATCTTCCGGATCTTCGACGCGCTCAACGACGTGGGGCAGATGCGGCCCGCGATCGAGGCGGTACGGGAGACCGGTACGGCCGTGGCGGAGGTCGCCCTCTGCTACACCTCCGACCTGTCCGACCCCTCGGAGCGGCTCTACACGCTGGACTACTACCTCCGCCTCGCCGAGGAGATCGTCGCCGCGGGCGCCCATGTCCTGGCCGTGAAGGACATGGCCGGGCTGCTGCGCGCCCCGGCGGCGGCCACACTCGTCTCGGCGCTGCGCCGCGAGTTCGACCTGCCGGTGCACCTGCACACCCACGACACCGCGGGCGGCCAGCTCGCCACCTACCTGGCGGCGATCCAGGCGGGGGCGGACGCGGTGGACGGCGCGGTCGCGTCGATGGCGGGCACGACGTCGCAGCCGTCGCTGTCGGCCATCGTGGCGGCGACCGACCACACCCCGCGCCCCACCGGGCTGGATCTGCAGGCCGTCGGCGACCTGGAGCCCTACTGGGAGGGCGTGCGCCGGATCTACGCGCCGTTCGAGGCCGGACTGGCCTCGCCGACCGGACGCGTCTACCACCACGAGATCCCGGGCGGGCAGCTGTCCAATCTGCGCGCCCAGGCGGTCGCCCTGGGTCTGGGGGACCGCTTCGAGGACATCGAGGCGATGTACGCCGCCGCCGACCGGATCCTCGGCAGGCTGGTGAAGGTCACCCCGTCCTCGAAGGTGGTCGGCGACCTCGCCCTGCATCTGGTCGGAGCCGGGGTGTCGCCTCGGGAGTTCGAGGCCACGCCCGAGAGGTTCGACATCCCGGACTCCGTCGTCGGGTTCCTGCGCGGCGAACTCGGCACCCCGCCGGGAGGCTGGCCGGAGCCCTTCCGCAGCAAGGCGCTGCAGGGCCGGGCCGGCGCCAAGCCGGTGCGGGAGCTGACCGCCGAGGACCGGGCGGGTCTCGAGAAGAGCCGCCGGGCCACGCTCAACCGGCTGCTGTTCCCCGGCCCGACGGGCGAGTTCGACACGCACCGGCAGGCCTACGGCGACACCAGCGTGCTGGACAGCAAGGACTTCTTCTACGGACTGCGGCCGTCGAAGGAGTACGGGGTCGACCTCGAGCCCGGCGTGCGGCTCCTCATCGAGCTGCAGGCCGTCGGTGAGGCCGACGAACGCGGCATGCGGACCGTTATGGCCACGCTGAACGGCCAGCTGCGGCCGATCCAGGTGCGCGACAGGTCGGCGGCCTCGGACGTCCCGGTCACCGAGAAGGCCGACCGTTCGGATCCGGGTCATGTCGCCGCGCCGTTCGCCGGTGTGGTGACGCTCGCCCTGTCCGAGGGGGACGAGGTGGAGGCGGGCGCCACGGTGGCGACCATCGAGGCGATGAAGATGGAAGCCACCATCACCGCCCCGAAGGCGGGCCGGGTCGCGCGGCTGGCCATCAACCGGATCCAGCAGGTGGAAGGCGGCGACCTCCTCATGGAGATCGCGTGA
- a CDS encoding adenosylcobinamide amidohydrolase, whose product MTALVPPPRTAPGLLPARCLVRTEGGERLPALLWAAGPGWRMISNAVLGGGIGERAWVLNAQVAHGYRRRDPDRHLARLAAGFGTVGPGVGLMTAADVSRNGQSRDGGAEALATVGLTVRGWAAAADEGGVALAPPGTVNVVAALPVALTDAALVNAVATATEAKVQALLDAGYDCSGTPTDAVCVAARVPRPGEEVHPFAGPRSRWGARLARAVHRAVAAATPAP is encoded by the coding sequence TTGACCGCCCTCGTACCTCCGCCCCGGACCGCCCCGGGTCTGCTGCCCGCCCGGTGCCTCGTCCGCACCGAGGGGGGCGAGCGGCTGCCCGCCCTGCTGTGGGCGGCCGGACCGGGGTGGCGCATGATCAGCAACGCCGTGCTCGGCGGAGGCATCGGCGAACGGGCCTGGGTCCTCAACGCCCAGGTCGCCCACGGCTACCGCCGTCGGGACCCGGACCGCCATCTCGCACGACTGGCCGCCGGCTTCGGCACGGTCGGTCCGGGCGTGGGGCTGATGACCGCCGCCGACGTCTCCCGCAACGGGCAGTCCCGCGACGGCGGCGCGGAGGCCCTCGCGACGGTGGGCCTCACGGTCCGCGGCTGGGCCGCCGCCGCTGACGAGGGCGGCGTCGCGCTCGCGCCACCGGGTACCGTCAACGTCGTCGCGGCACTTCCGGTGGCGCTCACCGACGCCGCGCTGGTGAACGCGGTGGCGACGGCCACCGAGGCAAAGGTCCAGGCCCTGCTCGACGCCGGGTACGACTGCTCGGGCACGCCCACGGACGCCGTGTGCGTTGCCGCGCGCGTCCCGCGTCCCGGCGAGGAGGTGCACCCTTTCGCCGGTCCTCGGTCCCGGTGGGGCGCCCGGCTGGCCCGTGCCGTCCATCGCGCGGTCGCCGCCGCGACACCCGCGCCGTGA
- a CDS encoding Fur family transcriptional regulator, protein MSDLLERLRGRGWRVTAQRRVVAEVLDGDHVHLTADEVHTRAARRLPEISRATVYNTLGELVALGEVAEVSTDGRAKRYDPNAHHPHQHLVCSGCGAIRDVRPTGDPLDRLPADQRFGFTVSGAEVVYRGLCPSCA, encoded by the coding sequence ATGAGCGACCTGCTGGAGCGGCTGCGCGGGCGTGGCTGGCGGGTGACCGCCCAGCGGCGCGTCGTGGCTGAGGTCCTCGACGGCGACCACGTGCACCTCACGGCGGACGAGGTGCACACCCGCGCCGCGCGGCGACTGCCCGAGATCTCCCGGGCGACCGTCTACAACACGCTGGGCGAACTCGTCGCTCTCGGCGAGGTCGCGGAGGTCTCCACGGACGGCCGCGCCAAGCGGTACGACCCCAACGCGCACCACCCGCACCAGCACCTCGTGTGCTCCGGCTGCGGCGCCATCCGCGACGTCCGCCCGACCGGCGATCCACTGGACCGCCTCCCGGCCGATCAGCGGTTCGGATTCACGGTGTCCGGGGCGGAGGTCGTCTACCGCGGGCTGTGCCCGTCCTGCGCCTGA